In the Octadecabacter sp. SW4 genome, one interval contains:
- a CDS encoding mechanosensitive ion channel family protein, with protein sequence MGQGNDIVAMIQGYLDQGIALARDWLLSPAAWSQFGILVAAYLLALIISRKATPRLTKLLEPAPESQNLIAKARRFVLVFLPLLLPLLAYALTAIGEQITVSLFGSGAVIAFGKRVFLFLAVRALAQDMLRDPFLKMLGKYVLVPIAALYVVGLTGPAAARLEATVVPLGNLSFDLLWLLKFIVVAGVIFWFGRWSNDQSTQFLSGQKEMRPATRQLAVKAAEIVIFGAAFLVLMNIMGISLTSLAVLGGAIGVGLGFGLQKIASNFISGVILLLEGQATVGDYVELDGGEAGTIVKMTARAAILESFDGRWIVVPNEDFITTRVVNYSDSGSANRYEAAFSVSYDTDINLVPALVEAAVATHKEVLDKPYPPDCELRGFGDSGVDFAVEFWVNGLDDGRNKYTSDVLFLIWNALKAEGIEIPYPQRVVEIKGGLPVPSSS encoded by the coding sequence ATGGGCCAAGGCAATGATATTGTCGCGATGATCCAAGGGTATCTGGATCAGGGGATCGCGCTTGCGCGTGACTGGTTGCTAAGTCCGGCGGCCTGGTCGCAGTTTGGTATTCTGGTGGCGGCCTATCTGCTGGCTTTGATCATCTCTCGCAAGGCCACGCCCCGGCTGACGAAACTGCTTGAACCGGCGCCAGAAAGTCAGAACCTGATCGCTAAGGCGCGCCGGTTTGTATTGGTCTTTCTGCCGTTGTTGCTGCCGCTTCTGGCCTATGCCCTAACGGCGATTGGCGAACAGATCACGGTGTCGCTGTTTGGCTCGGGTGCGGTGATCGCCTTTGGCAAGCGGGTGTTTCTATTCCTTGCAGTCCGCGCTCTGGCGCAGGACATGCTCAGGGATCCGTTTCTTAAAATGCTGGGCAAATATGTGCTCGTGCCTATCGCCGCGCTTTATGTGGTGGGGCTCACTGGACCGGCGGCTGCCAGGCTTGAAGCGACTGTCGTGCCGTTGGGCAATCTTTCGTTTGACCTGCTTTGGTTGCTAAAGTTCATCGTTGTTGCAGGCGTGATTTTCTGGTTTGGCCGCTGGTCGAATGACCAATCGACACAGTTCTTGTCGGGTCAAAAGGAAATGCGCCCCGCAACCCGCCAATTGGCTGTGAAAGCCGCCGAGATCGTGATTTTTGGCGCGGCATTTCTTGTTTTGATGAACATCATGGGGATTTCGCTGACCTCGCTTGCCGTCTTGGGCGGGGCCATTGGTGTAGGCCTTGGTTTCGGTCTGCAAAAGATCGCGTCCAACTTTATTTCCGGTGTGATCCTGTTGCTTGAGGGGCAGGCCACGGTGGGCGATTATGTTGAGCTGGATGGCGGCGAAGCGGGCACAATCGTCAAGATGACTGCGCGCGCCGCGATTCTGGAATCTTTTGACGGGCGCTGGATCGTTGTCCCGAACGAGGATTTCATCACCACACGGGTCGTGAATTATTCGGATTCCGGTTCGGCAAACCGTTACGAGGCCGCGTTTTCCGTCAGTTACGATACCGATATCAACCTTGTTCCTGCCCTGGTCGAGGCAGCGGTGGCGACCCACAAAGAAGTCCTGGACAAACCATATCCGCCGGACTGCGAATTGCGCGGATTTGGCGATAGCGGCGTTGATTTCGCTGTTGAATTCTGGGTGAACGGGCTGGACGACGGGCGCAATAAATACACCTCTGATGTGCTGTTCCTGATCTGGAACGCCCTGAAGGCGGAGGGCATCGAAATCCCATATCCGCAGCGCGTCGTCGAGATCAAGGGCGGGCTACCGGTGCCGTCGTCGTCGTGA
- a CDS encoding TIGR03862 family flavoprotein, with protein MKVALVIGAGPAGLMAAEELAAAGLQVIVSDAMPSVGRKFLMAGKSGLNLTMDVDQGAFLGAFPTLPPALRTALDGFGPMQVKDWAQGLGQDVFTGSSRRVFPTAMKASPLLRAWLRRLVDAGVTFRLRWRWTGWSGGDAVFDTPEGQQTVAPDVTVLAMGGASWSRLGSNGTWVAQFVDLTAPFQPANVGFMVSWSDHMARHFGSAVKGCALSARGQHVRGEFVVSARGIEGGGVYSVSAAMRDGAELTLDLFPDLGHDDIAQRLARPRGKASLANHLRKVLRLEGVRAALVNEFGRPFPQDMAGLLKALPVAHLGPRPLDEAISTAGGIRFDALDADLMLHTHPGVFCAGEMLDWEAPTGGYLITACLATGRRAGRAAARFT; from the coding sequence GTGAAAGTGGCACTGGTGATCGGGGCTGGCCCCGCTGGCCTGATGGCCGCCGAGGAACTGGCGGCGGCAGGTCTGCAGGTCATTGTCAGCGATGCAATGCCTTCGGTCGGTCGCAAATTTCTGATGGCAGGAAAGTCCGGTCTGAATCTGACAATGGATGTCGATCAGGGCGCGTTCCTCGGGGCTTTCCCGACGTTGCCACCTGCATTGCGCACGGCCTTGGACGGTTTTGGGCCGATGCAGGTCAAGGATTGGGCGCAAGGTTTGGGGCAGGATGTATTTACCGGATCTTCGCGGCGGGTTTTCCCGACCGCGATGAAGGCATCGCCCTTGCTGCGCGCATGGTTGCGGCGTTTGGTGGACGCGGGGGTGACGTTTCGTTTGCGGTGGCGCTGGACGGGATGGAGCGGCGGGGACGCGGTTTTTGATACACCGGAGGGTCAACAGACCGTAGCGCCAGATGTGACGGTTTTGGCAATGGGCGGCGCGAGTTGGTCGCGGCTGGGATCGAACGGAACCTGGGTGGCGCAATTTGTTGATTTGACCGCGCCGTTTCAGCCCGCGAACGTGGGCTTTATGGTGTCGTGGTCCGATCACATGGCCCGTCATTTCGGAAGTGCCGTAAAAGGCTGCGCCCTGTCGGCCAGGGGCCAGCACGTGCGCGGTGAATTTGTTGTCTCCGCGCGCGGGATCGAGGGTGGCGGCGTTTATTCGGTGTCAGCCGCGATGCGGGACGGGGCCGAACTCACGCTCGATCTGTTTCCTGATCTTGGCCATGACGATATTGCGCAACGTCTTGCGCGCCCGCGTGGCAAGGCAAGTCTTGCAAATCACCTGCGCAAGGTCTTGCGTCTTGAGGGGGTGCGCGCGGCTTTGGTGAACGAATTTGGGCGACCGTTTCCGCAGGATATGGCGGGTCTGCTCAAGGCGTTGCCTGTGGCCCACCTTGGGCCACGGCCCTTGGACGAGGCGATATCGACTGCAGGTGGTATTCGGTTCGATGCGCTGGATGCGGACCTGATGTTACATACGCACCCCGGCGTATTCTGCGCTGGTGAAATGCTGGATTGGGAAGCCCCGACCGGCGGTTATCTGATTACCGCCTGCCTGGCCACGGGGCGGCGCGCGGGGCGGGCTGCGGCGCGATTTACCTAG